Below is a window of Drosophila nasuta strain 15112-1781.00 chromosome X, ASM2355853v1, whole genome shotgun sequence DNA.
AACTGTATTTGTAAACCGTCGCTGACTACTTGATCCCATCGACTTATCACTCTTTATGCGCGTTAATACGCTTCCGGTGGGATAACCTGTCACATTGGATGGCTGCAACACGATCTCTTGGCGAGGTGATTTGCGAGCCAGTCGCACAGAGGACATCTTTAGTGGTCTGGGGGTAAAGCGATGCGTCATATTGCTCAGTGTGGACTGACGTGGCATGCGCCAGGCCACACCAATCGAGGAGAGGCTCTGAAAGCGTTTAGTTTTTAAAGGCATGCCACTCTcctgtttgcttgtttgtgacatttcctttttttcttccCTACTTATGTTGGCAGCTTGACTTGTTTGCGTTATTTCAGTTTCTCTTTGCGCTTTCCAGTTTGAGCTGTGAGGCTGCTCCTCTTCCCAATTTGTTATTTGACTTCTCTGGGGATTTTGCCAATTGGTACTTTTCTCTTCACGTTTTGCTTTACGCGTAAACTCGTCGGCAACTGCAGGTCGCTTTATCACGGCcttactttgttttttgtccTCATTGATGGGCATATCCACTCTCTTTGAACTACTTGCGCTTTCGGCCGAAAATTCCGAGGTTGAGTGACTTTCTGCTGTATCTTCTACTGCATACTTAACGCGATTCGCTGATTTTTTTGACCGACTGACACTATGCGGTGTCTCAAACTCGTAAGTCGGACTGGAACGCTTCGAGCTTGCACTCGGTGGTAAGCTACGCGATCTCGTCGGCACATTGGAGGCTTGTTTGTGTAGTCTTGCCAGCTTAGTTGATTTGCGTTCGACATTTGTGACTTTAGAGCGTTTGTCAGTCGGAGTTTTGGGCCGTTTACGTTCTATCGTTCGCATTAACTGCTGATAGTCCGAAACAAGAGCAAGACTCCGACGATTACTGACCCGTGTCTGGCGTTCGTTCGACTTAAGTCGCATGTTCGCTTTTGAATTGGCTGGCGTTAAACCACCGCGCAACTCACAAGAGTCTGGCGTGTCCAACACCGAATCATAACCTTCTTTTTCATCCAAATCCCTTGCCACCTGTCTGATAACTTTACAGAATTTAGCTTTCGAGTCTGTTATAGTCCCATCGGACTGTTCTGGCATTGGTTGTTCCACTCGCTGGGATTTGGAACGTGGCTTAGCTTCTACGTCCGTCTTAAACCCTGGTTGCCTGCTATAGCTTTTGTCGGTTTTAGTTCTCTCGTGTAAGACGGACTGTCTTGGCTTTTCTTGTTCCCCTTGCTTTGAATGTGAACGTGGTGAATTGTGTCTGACATATTGCTTGAGCTCAATGTCGGACTTGAACACCGGTTGCCAGTCATTGCTCCTATCGGATTTAGTTCGCTGGTTCAAATTGGACTGTCTTGGTATTTCGTCCTTCACTCGCTTTGACTGGGAACGTGGTGAATCGTGTCTGACATGCTGCTTAACTTGAATGTCGGACTTGAACTCCGGTTGGCTGTCATAGCTCTTATCGGACTTGGTTCCCTGGTTCAAGTCTGCCGAGGACTTATACTCACCTTGTCCCAAACCATTCGTAAATTGATCGTTGTCTGGCTTAGCTGTGTGACTCCCGCTTGCTATATCATCCGCATCATTCTTATTATTGTCTGCCTTATAGTGCTGATAATTGTGCGTTTGAGCTGCATCGACCAAGGTAAATTGCGTTTTCACCGGCTTTACGTGATGTGTTCCCGGCTCCGTCAATTCAAGACACGAGTGCTGCCGGATATTTGTGCTGAAGTTGTACAGCAGATGACGACCTGGATTGAAGGCACGCTTGCACAATCCCGCAATGCAGCCAAGCACTCCCTTGCGCCTGTCCACACGATGTGCCGCGTTGTCCTGTTCTCGCACCCCGCGCTGTTTATCCGCTCTGCGGTGCTTGTACGGTTTCGGTTGATAGCTGAAACCGCCGCGACAGATTATGGTCCGATGCTGCgtctgcggctgcggctgctgctcctgcttctGTTCGTTTTCCTTTGTTTTAGGGCTGGCGAATCCTTTGGGCATATGTGCGCACGTTCGCTTAGGGAAGGCCCCAGCGAAGTCCTGGCTGAGCATTTGGCCAACGAAGCTTACGGCTGCTGCGGAATTTCGTCGTTGCTGATGATCCGTCGACTCGCGACGTGGCGTTGTTTCCGGCGACAGGGCAAGTGACTCTCGACGTGGCACCGCGACTGTCGAGGGATAATCCTGGCGATAATGGAGGCACGTGTGCTCGTCGCATCCACCAAGGTTCTCAGACAAGTTCTTGCGCAACTTTTCGGCACACAACTCATTCGTACAGTCCTCATTGTGACAATCTTCCGTGCACGGGACATGCGGCAGTTGATGCCGATGATGTTTGTGCCGCCTCCTGTTCGGCTCACTTGAGGGCTGATCACCGAGACGCGGTTCACACTGCGGAGGCGGCTGCGGTGTTTCGCAGGGACAACAGGGCAACGTTTTCGCCCAGTAGCGTTGCGGCATGCCGTAGAGCGGAAACTTTTCGGTCATGCCATCCTCGTAGTGCATGAGCAGCTTGTAGAACTGCGGCGAGATGCGACGAAAGCAGGCGGGATCGAGTCGTCGCTGCTGTCGCATCTCACGCAAATTATACTTTCTGCGTAGACGCGGCAGCGACGACGACTCCTGTCGCAATGCCGCCACACACTCCTCGGCCATCGGTTGACCGTCCGCCTGAAAGTTGCCGCCGAAGCATCTCTGATGCCGCAAACGCTGCCGTTGCACACAGCTGCAAACACGATGTGGATACATCGATTTCTTGCAGCCGCCACAGCAACCGGCGGCCGTCCGGGGCGATTTTCTTTTGCACCCATCCAATTGAGACGCACAAACCGTAATCAGATTGTGTCTAGTTTGCGGTTCTTGCAACGTCTTCGATTTGGGTTTTTCGCTCGTCAGCGGTGGTTGCTTCGGGAACTGTGGCCATTTGGGCGGATCCTCGCAGTGGCAAATGGGATCGCCGTTGCGccgctgttgtcgctgtcgttgcaACAGGAGACGGCGTCGACGTCTCTCGTGGCAATAGTCCAAGTATTGCACGCTGTGTTGCAGCCTCGAACGTGAACTGTCGCAGACTATAGGCAACGAAACGTTCTCCAACTCCTCCGGTTCGATTGGCTGTTTGCGCTCCTCGTCTGTCACGGTGTCGTAAAAGATTTTCTGTTTTCGAAACCATTCGGTTGCCAAATCCGGCACCAGCAAACGTTCCGGCTTTCTGCCGCACTTGATAAGCTGCTCGAACATTTTCTGGCCCAGCCGATCGCTGCTTTTTGTCGCCGCTGTCAGCGACAATCGTGAACATCTCTGGCAAACGCATGGCGTTGATATTCGGCGTCTCACTGCTGCAGtcgcctgttgctgttgctgttgtggcggAAAGTTGTTCAAACTCTGCGCTAGAAAACGCTCCGCGaacttgtttttgcatttgctcaGAATGGGCTCTGACATCGCCTCCTTCCGGCTCCTCCTTCTCTTCAGTTGCGCCTGCTTCGGTCGGTGGTCAATCCTTATTGCATTGTGTTGGGAATGCTTCACACGCCGAGGGTGCTCGCACTTTTTGGAGAAATACCTGTCAATTTTGGAAATGCTAAAACTCggaaaattctatttaaaatttgctgcaaattttgatgtttgtttgttgtattttcttctttttataaaGCTTTTAAAAGTCTGTCTGACTTTGAAGTCTTGTTTGAgttctgctttgctttgtgaGTGCCTTCCTCTCCTTTCAACTTGGTAAATTTATATGTTCTAAGTggtattatgtttttttttattatttttatggaaagcatattaatatttgatttttgttatatattttgaagaaGTAGCAAAGTTGCTTTTTTATATCTTTGTAATagttaaagtattttatttttatagaaatcatatttttctatatttctcAGTGTGTCcatttttccttttcttgctcctttttcaatatattttgttcttttcactaaattagtattttaaataatatattttgaataatttaacaCAAATTGTTTTGTGATTTCATTCTATAACATTATTGAAAGTGAccttttgagttttttttcggtttatGTTAAACTCATTATGTAGTTAAATAGTTTGTCAAGACATGCAGCTTTTACGGAATGTTTTACATGTAATGAATAATACATTTTCCAGAATCTTCCTTCCACAGTTTCGGCATTTTCTTTTGATAATTGAACAGTTCATGAACTGATCTTATAAACATGTTAATCCATCTACTTACTATTCCTACTATATGAAATTCTCTGACAAGTGCTAAGAATATTTTGTGTCtctaatacatacatatttttattttaaattaatgttaagcctcgaatttatattttacatgttattcataaaataatataagtatatatacatatataatcgAATCCCACTCTATTATTTCCTTGCAGATTTGTGTCGGCCATTCAGGCATCATTCTCCTTCCTTGTCGGCCTCATCGTCTGCAAGTCGACGTGCAGCAAGTCCTTTGTGTATGCCTCACACTTCCTAATGGAGGCATACGGTTGGTTCGGCACCGCCTACTTCATGTACGACATCTGGTCGATGTACAAGGTGCACACCCAGAAGATTGCCGACAAGCTGCACTTGCTGCGTCTAACAAAAGCGCAGCCCTTGAGCAACGGACATCCACGCAATTATTACGATAAAGCTGGCAACGGAAGTGGCACGGCGGCAAGTGGCGGTGGCGCCACCGCTCAGCGgggtggcaacaacaatggcagcacTCCGAGCACTCCCCACGAGATCTGTGACTACGATGGCGCCTGTGTCCAGATCCCCAAGGATGGGCGCTGGGACTTCTTGAAGTATGTGATCACGCATCCGGTCATGATGATTCATCACGTCTTTATCGGAACGTTTGGACTGCTTGTGGTCACGGTGAGTTGAGtgatttatttagtttaataaaagtcaataataatttagtttaatacaaatttaaatgaatagtgCTGTTagaaatattcttttttttttgttatgaatttttgcatatttattgatactgtttttttgttagccAATTGTTCATGGTAAACTAGAACACAATTACAGTATAGGccacatataaaataatttatgtatacatttatttagttttttttttttataagttatttattcattcatttattcttgcgttaatttattgtttaagttttagcaatagcaaaagcaaacattttttattgggaagttcaaattttaatttttttttagaatattttattttattcaaaacttttcaatatttggctttttttaaaccaaaaaaatatacaaaatatttaattgtactaatcaatttttttatttaactactAGTTTTTCaatgacaatttaatttagaaaacttttttttttaatacttttcaaTAAGAAAACGcgatttcaattttttcacttaagcatttaaatattattgtttacaaagaaattgaaatgtataaaatacaaCTTCTACTTGAAATCATCTTTATTCTAGGAATATAGAAACAAAATTTGagtttctttatattttaagctaataataaaactaataacCACATTCCTTCGACTGTGGAGtgaatcatttttattatagttcGTTCTGACGCACATTCGAGTTGATATACCATAAAtgaacaaattaaacaaacttttgtctctctctcttttcaaCAGTACATTCGAGGAGGCGGCCATTGCATCTATAGCTACATGTTCATGATGGAATTCTCCACGCCGTTTGTCTCGCTGCGCAGCATCCTTAGCACGATGGGTCTGAAGGATTCCCGGGCTTATATCGTCAATGGATTGGCGATGTTGGCCACGTTCTTTGTGTGCCGCGTCTGCATGTGGCCCTATGTGATGTGGCGCTACAGTCTGGCGATTGATGCCACCTCGATGTGGGCGGCCATGTCTGGTTTGCCACGCGGTTGCATCATCAGCATTGCCATACTGTTCTTGCCGCAGCTCTATTGGTTCTATCTGATGGTCATGGGTGCGTTAAAGGTATGAATTTCCATTCAATCGCTTTCTCTTTTTATCTTATATtaactttctctctctctcgctcattTTCATGCAGGTATTTCTGCCGAAGCGACAGAAGCGGCCAGCGGAACTGAAGAAGCTCGGCTCAGAATTGCAGCCGAATGCCTTGacagccacgcccacgcccttAGAGACGCCTCCCGCTGCCATAGTGAATGGCGGCAACAAGTAGTGCAAATTGTCAACTGTTTGTTAAAgtttatactataaatatatgatGAGATACCGCAAGAGGAAATATTGCTTCCCCtaaacacataaacacacacaaaaacaaaatgaaaatgcatagCTATTACGACTTTACGaaatattatttctaattCTCTAATTATTTTCCCTCGCAACGTCCCTTTAATTTGATTGTTAATCTCctattcatttatatatgtacatcgtgcgtatatttatttatgtttaacaaaactaaaactcATTTACATTACTTTGAAAACGTTATATTATACTTACGATATGCCGAGTTTAAGGAACTTTTTCTTCGTAGGCAGCTGAACAATCCAATCCACAACTATActataataatagaatatggaaaaaaggcaaacagagagacaaacaaaagaaattgtttaacTTTTAAAGACAttactaaaaaccaaaaaaacaaaaaaaacacaataaggaaaaggaaaaaaatgtgGTTATAATAAAAACGGAAAACGAAATAATCAAAATGATTAATGCTAATGCATTATCGTTTACAAAtgtcaaaaaccaaaacctaTGCGTGTTTATTAcatctatctatatatactatatgtctAAGTTTATATGGCGCAGGTATTCACATAGATCTGGGCAGttgttaaattgttgtttCGTGAAGCTGAAAAGATTGTTTCGAGGTCGTTGATTAAAATGTGAATTCCTCGGAGcagttattattatgtatgttagatgtacatatgcatatgtattatGTCCAAAAGTTGAACAATGTGTACCTTTTGCAGAACTCTCGATAAAACTCCCAGTTCTGAAGAGTAAACAGAACTGGAAACTATATTCTATTCCATTGTATGTACATGttatattaaaactatttgcaTGTTAATCCAACATCCAAGCGCATCCAACTCTTTGctcccaaaaacaaaagaggaaatacatatacatatatattgttgtAGTAGATGTGATAAGGCAAACCCTctaaaatgttgaatttaatgaaaaacaaaagcaaccaCAGAAACCCAGACTTAAGCTCTGAAATATATGTGAAGGTCGATACTTGATTGTATTTCCTGCATTTCCAGATcaaaaaagcacaacaacaacaaatatataatatatatacattttttgatttaccttttattttttttttatatgatcGTTAATTTAcgaattgtttttaattttgccTTACATCGTATTCTAATGGAGCTTAAACAGATAATTTAAATGAGCACAAATGAGTtaactatactatatatatacacattgTATATGAACaatatatacacaatattatgtattattgtatgtattagATAAGTAGTTAAATAAACCATCGATCGATGCGGCAAACGACtccagaaaacaaaaaaaaacaaaaaattatatttgacaaaaacaaaacgaagctTAAATTGTTGCCTTGATAGGTGCGCTTATTGTTCCACGTTGCTGCAACAAGAGgggaaatataaaaatctatatatataccatatatcaACCTAACATATATACCTATACCaagctatatatgtatatatatgtatgaataatGTAAACTAAATGTGAGACactcaaaaaaatatttacaaagagccaaaaaaaaaaagaatgaaaacaagttgaacaacaaaacgaaatgatacaaatttgtttatgctgCTTTGtacaaaaccaaaatgaaaagaagaaaaaattgtttgcttcGGTTTGGTTATTCCAGAAATTCCGGCTTGTTATTCGAGGAATTGAAACTGAATCAGAAAAAGCAAGCAGAAAAGGCTTTTTATATGCATTACATACCATATGTAGATACGTTTATTTGTTACGCCAAGGATAACAAGCGTATACGATATAGAACCCGGAATGCAACAGGcgtaaaattttgaattaattagcttaaaattttgtattacaaataccatttgtttatattttctttgatttgattaagAGTCGATTGGGTCTActgattattattatcgttATGTATATCATATAATAAGACTGCTGGGATTATTGGAAATCTACGGCACAACGAACATGgtgtatttgctttttatgacaaattgattttaaacatacatactatatatatacataaatacataagtaTTGAGATATTGATAAATGTGTGAGCcatcaaataaaaactatatatatttgttttatgtcCTTCTTCGTTCACATTGTGCTGCGTTTCTTTCGACTCGGTGAATCACCTCCAGCATCATCCCCTCCTTCATCATCACTGCGCTCGGCGCGTTTGCGTTTCTTCTGATGCTCTTCGACCAGCTCCGAGATGCGGATATTGTTACCGCTCATTTGCAACCAGTTCAAGTACTATAAGTAGTTATTGATAGTTAACCCTGGATGTCAAGTTTCGATCGACGGTTAAACACTTACCAAAGTGTTCGTTCGCACTCCAGCCTCATGAAGTCGACTCTCAATGCTGTCCAGACGATGCTCCGGCTTGCTGGCGCCCACATCGTTCTTGGATATGTCTAGTAGATGGCGCACACGCTGCCGCAACGTCTCGAATATGATGCGTCCGATCACATGATTGCGATCGTATGGCGTTAGATAGCGACCAAACTCATAGAAGTATGGATGCAGCCGCCCCAGCTCGATGTGTGTCGTCTCCGCCTCACAAACGGCCTTGTGGACGTTCTTATAGATCTCAGGCACAGCTATGGTAAAGTAGGCATTATTTACTTTTAGCTCCTTGATATACCACAGCGGCAAATTGATATTACGGCCCGGCTCCAAATGTTCCGTCTCTGAACCGGCATCCAGAAAACCTGCCAAAGCGATTAATTGGTAATAATGTTTGATATAGTTTATGCACACTTACCCATGCGCTGCAGACGTGTATTGACCTTGCACTCCACCTTCTCTTGGGTCACAAATATGTCCtcaattgaataataatttggaaaataattcATTGCCAAACAATAACTGAAGCAGCTGTTTCGCAGTCGGGTTTTAGCGCCAATTCGATATTGTGTTGATAAACACAGCGCACTGTTAGCGCAAGTCTGAGCGCCGTGAAGTTGGCTGTGAACGCAAATACGCTCAAGAGGAACATTTcgacaaattatttattattaatattatttcgttttttcttcAAATGTATTCGAATTTTGAAGGTTTTTTGAACTTATTCTATAACACATTATTCGATATCACTAcgcaacttttttaattgacTGATTGCGTGCTATCGACAACAGCTGTATTTCTTATTTTGCACTAATCAATTTGTGTGTAATAAGCTGCTCTGCACATATTCGCAATACAAAAAGAAttgtgtaataaatttaatactcggattcttataatttaaattaataaataaaaaaatattacctAAATGCTGTGTATCAACATCATcttggtatttttagtatttggtcATTTTGAGCATTTCTGGCATTATCTAGTACGTGTTCTGTGTGCGCGCGGTGCTTGTCATCGGTCACACTTAACTTGTAGTTCACGCGAGTCTGTCGCCATGTTtggttattttatttgtttttaaagcgGAGTAGCACTAAGACACAGCAAACGCTCCTAGTTTTTATCTAACgtgaaattttgtttaagtTACCTAAATGACACGAGGAACGCGTTCGCAATCGTATAtgagatatatgtatatatttttttgccagTGCAACCAGTgagaaataatcaaaaagagaaaaaaacaaaatagcaCAAAAATAGCCTTAAAAAGAAGATTCGACAGTCGCAGCGGCACcattaccaacaacaacaacatcgcaACAGcggacagcgacagcaacaacatttaacTGTAAAACgccgcaacgcaacgcaagcagagcagcaaaaaaagcGCTGAAAAGTGTTACAAAGTGAAATTGCCTTTTGCGTCACACAGAAATTAAGTACAcggcatcagcagcaacaacaacattttttagTGTGTCGAGTTGCAGCGTATAAATTCCAATTGGAATTCCCCTGCTgcctgcaacagcaacaacaataacaaaatggGCGACTTTGATTTAAATGTCGACAGTCTCATACAGCGGCTGCTAGAAAGTAAGTacagaaataaataatcacAGAAAAGCTAATCAACAACTCTTCAACTTAAGCTGTTTATCTCCCTACTTCCAATTTCTCTCCTCCCCACCctacttttaatttataaccTAATTCTGATAGTCGGACAAGCGAGAgagaacagagagagagagagagagagagagaataagaGAGCGTGTGTGCCTCAAAGCGATTGCATTTTCTAATTATTGCACATTGTTCGTTTAATTTGCAACAAACaagcagcatcaacatcaacgaGCAGTCaattacaacaataaaaacaacaacaagaaaacaac
It encodes the following:
- the LOC132797426 gene encoding ceramide synthase yields the protein MQRRNGQCQPLVANGACKDGAATETDGSNATKAPIPIPVATATATAAAKASQTLSSSCGCYFSLACSIGSMSLACGSLWQIPNTTDRITLQRGLFLTSLGFIYFVSLTDFCNKYLLETKRGQQFRHKYRLMISDVLEVTNKFVSAIQASFSFLVGLIVCKSTCSKSFVYASHFLMEAYGWFGTAYFMYDIWSMYKVHTQKIADKLHLLRLTKAQPLSNGHPRNYYDKAGNGSGTAASGGGATAQRGGNNNGSTPSTPHEICDYDGACVQIPKDGRWDFLKYVITHPVMMIHHVFIGTFGLLVVTYIRGGGHCIYSYMFMMEFSTPFVSLRSILSTMGLKDSRAYIVNGLAMLATFFVCRVCMWPYVMWRYSLAIDATSMWAAMSGLPRGCIISIAILFLPQLYWFYLMVMGALKVFLPKRQKRPAELKKLGSELQPNALTATPTPLETPPAAIVNGGNK
- the LOC132797428 gene encoding DNA replication complex GINS protein PSF3, which gives rise to MNYFPNYYSIEDIFVTQEKVECKVNTRLQRMGFLDAGSETEHLEPGRNINLPLWYIKELKVNNAYFTIAVPEIYKNVHKAVCEAETTHIELGRLHPYFYEFGRYLTPYDRNHVIGRIIFETLRQRVRHLLDISKNDVGASKPEHRLDSIESRLHEAGVRTNTLYLNWLQMSGNNIRISELVEEHQKKRKRAERSDDEGGDDAGGDSPSRKKRSTM